From the Streptomyces sp. SN-593 genome, the window TGGAAGCCGCCGAGGTCGCCCGTGACGCCGGCCACGGTGCGGCCCACCACGAAGGGGCGCAGGGCGGCGATCGCGGCGGCGACGACGTCGTTGCCGCGTCCGATCGTGAAGCACAGCCCGTGTCCCGCGAGTCCGTCGGGCGCGTCGGTGCGCAGCACCACGTAGGCGGCGGAGTAGTCGGGGTCGGGGTTCATGGCGTCCGAGCCGTCGAGCTGCTCCGAGGTCGGAAAGCGGATGTCGTGCACCTCGACCCCGGTGATGGTCGGACTCATGCCCACTCCCGTCGCAAGACATCGGATCTCTCTCGGTGATCCGATGTATAGCCGCGAACGGTGCCGCCCGTCCAGGGGCCGGCCCGCAACGGCCGACGACAGATCGGACGTATGGACGCCGTGGCCGGCCGGGAGCCGCATCGCGTCGGCCGGCGCGCCGCACGGCGGGCGCGGTCCGCGGCGCGGACTGCGGTGCACCGCCCCCGACGCCGTAGGCTGGTTCCCGCACGTGGAAGTGCGCCGGTGAACGCCCGAGACGGCGGGAATCGGCGCGGTACGGCGGGAAGCGCCGGAGGACGTCGAAGGACGCCGAGGGCGCCGCGCGAACAGCAAGCCGGTACGGGGACGGGCCAGCCGCCCCCGCCGGCCGGAAGGAGGAGCTGGGTGATCGAGCTGGAGGGTGTTCCCGAGCTGATCGACCCGGTCATGGTGGCCGCGTTCGAGGGCTGGAACGACGCCGGGGACGCAGCCTCCACCGCGGTCGACCACCTCGACCGGGAGTTCAAGGGCGAGGTCTTCGCGGCGCTCGACGCGGAGGACTACTACGACTTCCAGGTCAACCGGCCCACGGTGTGGATGGACGGCGGCACCCGGAAGATCACCTGGCCCACCACCCGGCTGTCGGTGGTCCGCATCCAGTCGCCCAAGCCGCGCGACCTGGTGCTCGTGCGCGGCATCGAGCCGAGCATGCGGTGGCGCTCGTTCTGCAACGAGATCCTGGGATTCGCCCACGAGTTGGGCGTCGAGATGGTCGTCATCCTCGGCGCGCTGCTCGGCGACACCCCGCACACGCGGCCGGTCCCGGTCTCCGGCGTCACCTCCGACGCGGACCTGGCCGCCACCATGAACCTGGAGGAGTCCCGGTACGAGGGCCCCACCGGCATCGTGGGCATCCTCCAGGAGGCGTGCACGCACGCGGGCATCCCCGCGGTGAGCCTGTGGGCCGCGGTGCCGCACTACGTCTCGCAACCGCCCAACCCCAAGGCCACGTTGGCCCTCCTCAACCGCCTGGAGGACCTGCTCGACCTGCGCGTCCCGCAGGGCGAGCTGCCCGAGGACGCCCGCGCCTGGCAGGTCGGCGTGGACCAGCTCGCCGCGGAGGACAGCGAGGTCGCGGAGTACGTCCAGACACTGGAGGAGGCCCGCGACACCGCGGAGCTGCCGGAGGCGTCCGGCGAGGCCATCGCCAAGGAGTTCGAGCGGTACCTCAGGCGGCGCGACCCCGGGGACTACGCGACCAGCGAGGGGACCGACGGGGTGCCCAACTTCCGCGGCAGGCCCGAGCCCCGGGAGGACCCGGCGCCCGCTCCCGGCGAGGACGACGACGAGGACGACGACCCCGACGGCGGCGCGTAGCCCCTCACCGGGCGGTGGACCGGACCCGCGCCGCGGGGGCCGGACCAGGCGCCCGCGCCCCCGGCCTCGCGGCCGGGCGCGCGGGTCCCCGCACCCCGTGGAGCGCCCTGCCTACAGGGCGACGCCCAGCAGCGCGTCCACCGTGCGGGAGACGAGCCCGGGCGCACCGGTGTCCGTACCGCCCCCGGCGGCCTGCTCGGCCGCCCAGGCGTCGACGGCCGCGAGCGCGCGGGGCGCGTCGAGGTCGTCCGCGAGCGCGGCGCGCACGTCGTCGAGCAGCGCGTCGGCGGACGGACCGTCGGGCCGGGAGACCGCTTCGCGCCAGCGCCCCAGCCGGGCGACGGCGTCGGCGAGGACGTCGTCGGTCCACTCCCAGTCGGAGCGGTAGTGGTGCGCGAGGAGCGCCAGCCGGATCGCGGCCGGGTCGACGCCGGCCCGGCGCAGCGTGGAGACGAAGACGAGGTTGCCCTTGGACTTGGACATCTTCTCGCCGTCGAGGGCCACCATGCCGGCGTGGACGTACGCCTTGGCGAACGGGTACTCGCCGGTGAGCACCTGGGCGTGCGAGGCGCCCATCTCGTGGTGCGGGAAGGCGAGGTCGGAGCCGCCGCCCTGGACGTCGAATCCCATGCCGAGGTGGTCCAGGGCGATCGCCACGCACTCGATGTGCCAGCCGGGCCGCCCGCGCCCGAGCGACGCGCCGTCCCAGCTCGGCTCGCCGTCCCGCTCGGCGCGCCACAGCATCGGGTCGAGCGGGTTCTTCTTGCCGGGCCGCTCCGGGTCGCCGCCGCGCTCCGCGGCCAGTACCCGCATCGCGGCGTCGTCCAGCCCGGACACCGAGCCGAAGTGCGGGTCGCACGCGACCGAGAAGTACACGTCGCCGTCCACGTCGTAGGCGGCGCCGCTCTCCCGCAGCCGCTCGATCAGCGGCACGATGCCGGGTATGGCCTCGACCGCGCCGATGTAGTGGGCCGGCGGCAGCAGCCGCAGCGCCGTCATGTCCTCGCGGAACAGCGCGGTCTCGCGCTCGGCGAGCGCGGTCCAGTCGTCGCCGGTGTCCGCGGCGCGCTCCAGCAGCGGGTCGTCCACGTCCGTGACGTTCTGCACGTACTCGACCTGGCGCTTCGTGTCGAGCCACACCCGCTGCACGAGGTCGAACGCGTTGTAGGTCGCCGCGT encodes:
- a CDS encoding PAC2 family protein, yielding MIELEGVPELIDPVMVAAFEGWNDAGDAASTAVDHLDREFKGEVFAALDAEDYYDFQVNRPTVWMDGGTRKITWPTTRLSVVRIQSPKPRDLVLVRGIEPSMRWRSFCNEILGFAHELGVEMVVILGALLGDTPHTRPVPVSGVTSDADLAATMNLEESRYEGPTGIVGILQEACTHAGIPAVSLWAAVPHYVSQPPNPKATLALLNRLEDLLDLRVPQGELPEDARAWQVGVDQLAAEDSEVAEYVQTLEEARDTAELPEASGEAIAKEFERYLRRRDPGDYATSEGTDGVPNFRGRPEPREDPAPAPGEDDDEDDDPDGGA
- the mshC gene encoding cysteine--1-D-myo-inosityl 2-amino-2-deoxy-alpha-D-glucopyranoside ligase, with protein sequence MHAWPASDVPALPGTGRPLRLHDTSTGGLVSVEPGPVARLYVCGITPYDATHMGHAATYNAFDLVQRVWLDTKRQVEYVQNVTDVDDPLLERAADTGDDWTALAERETALFREDMTALRLLPPAHYIGAVEAIPGIVPLIERLRESGAAYDVDGDVYFSVACDPHFGSVSGLDDAAMRVLAAERGGDPERPGKKNPLDPMLWRAERDGEPSWDGASLGRGRPGWHIECVAIALDHLGMGFDVQGGGSDLAFPHHEMGASHAQVLTGEYPFAKAYVHAGMVALDGEKMSKSKGNLVFVSTLRRAGVDPAAIRLALLAHHYRSDWEWTDDVLADAVARLGRWREAVSRPDGPSADALLDDVRAALADDLDAPRALAAVDAWAAEQAAGGGTDTGAPGLVSRTVDALLGVAL